GTTCTGTATCGACGTTCATACTCAACACGTAAACCCAAAATTAACAAATATTGATTTCGgtctgacaaaaaaaaaaaagagaattgATATGCCTTTGGCGTGGCGTGACGTTTAGAGAGTAATTGACGAGCCGCTGAAAATGACGTTAGGTATAATGGTTTTAATAGGATTGGAAGCGCAGGATTAATCGCCATGAAAGTATAACGTTTTGCCGAATTTATCgcgactggaagacaaaagaaggGAGTCCAATACCACTATTATGGACGCTGTTACGCCCGATTCCATACCTTCCACATGTGTTATTTGGAGAAAAAAAAGCATGATGAAAACAGCGTTAGTAATTTCcggtaaaataaaaaaattacagaataatataaatatactgtatataaatatgaGGAAGTCATTTTGAGGTTATGGAGTGACTTGAACCGGCGTTCTGGTGAGTCCTAGACACCTGTCTTAACCGTCGACTCGGCCACGATGGGTCAAAAGTCGACCATCCcggaactctactgaattcactggtAGGTTCTGGAGGCCTCGAACTGGAGTCCAATAAAAAGAGTGTGCAAGCCAGAGTGTGAGCGGGTCGACTGTAAAATCCTGATTGCCCTCCAGTccaacaacttgggctggacagtagagcgacggtgtcgcttcctgcaggtcggcgttcaatccctgaccatccacaagtggttgggcaccattccttccccccatcccccgccccatcccaaatccttatcctgacccccctttccaagtgctatatagtcgtaatggcttgatacctggttgatgggggttctgggagttcttctactccccaagcccggctcgaggccaggctcacttgtgataacttggtctaaCAGATCCTTGCCGCTTTCCCATGATAGTTCTCTTCCCCTTCCAGTTCAGGGGCCTCCAGAATATCCCAGTGAATTCAGAAGAGTTCCGGGTTGGTCGACTCTTGACCCATCGTGGCTGAGTGGGttaaggcaggtgtgtgtgggggggaatcACTAGAATCACGCAGGCGATGAgtaacaataacgtggctgaataatCAGATATTAATACTTGTATACTATCTTTTAATACATGAATACCTGCACACCATAATTTAATACCTGTACATCAGCAACTAATACCTGTGAACTAGCATTAAACACTTGTATACAGTATACCACCATTAAATATTTGTATACCAGTATTTAATAGTGGTATACAAACATTTTATACCTGTATACAAGCCCTAAAAACCTGTACATCGACATTTAATACCCGTATACCAGCATTTAATTCCTATTTACTAGCTTCAATGCCTGTAAACAAACATTAAACACCTGAAAACAAGCATTAAACACCTGTATACACACCAGCATTGAACACTTGTACACACCAGCATtaaacacctgtacacaccagcaTTGAACACCTGTATACACCAGCATTAAACACCTGTATACACACCAGCATTGAACACTTGTACACACCAGCATTAAACACCTCTACACACCAGCATtgaacacctgtacacaccagcaTTGAAcacctgtatacacacacacaccagcattaaacacctgtatacacacaccagcattaaacacctgtacacaccagcaTTAAACACCTGTATACACACACCAGCATTAAACACCTGTATACACACACCAGCATTAAACACCTGTATACACACCAGTATTGAAcacctgtatacacacacacaccagcattaaacacctgtatacacacaccagcattaaacacctgtatacacacacaccagcattaaacacctgtatacacacaccagcattaaacacctgtatacacacacacaccagcattaaacacctgtacacacacaccagcattaaacacctgtatacacacacacaccagcattaAACACCTGTATACACCAGCATTAAACACCTGTATACACACCAGCATTAAAcacctgtatacacacacaccagcattaAACACCTGGCGTACGGTCATTACCCCCTTGCCTGCACCCTGCTCCATATGTcagtggtcggtggtggtggtggtggtggtctgcctCGCGTCCCAACCATGTTTGTACAAGTGATATGAGCGTGTATTTTTCAGCCTGATTGTCCCAGGATATAAAGGCACCGATGTTCACATTTCCATGCATATCGTTTTTTTAGGTGGTGGGGTTGGCGgccggggggaagggagggtggagGGTTTCATCGGCAATAAAGGCCATTGTAGAAGAATGATCGTATAAATGTTGGACAGGATGATGCTACTATTGGGGAAGGGTTTGCTGGTAATCCATGTTGACTGCGTGTGTGTTGTTACCGCGTGATCTAGCGCATTATTAACCGAGTGGATTGATACTATGCATTTGTTGGGTGTTTTCACGGGGACAATAATGAGATCACGCGGGATGTGGTTAGCTTGGCGGGtgggggatatatgagggtatgtttgggtgtgtgggtgcgtgtgggtgggtgggtgggtgggtgggtgtgtgtgtgtgggggtgggggtgggtgtgggtgtgtgtgtgtgtgtgtgtggggggggggtgtgtgtgtgtgtgtgtgtactggcctagttgtgcttgcgagggttgagctttggctctttgatccagcCTATCAACATCGTTTCATCGGCAATAAAGGCCATTGTATAAATGGTTGACAGGATGATGGtactattggtgtgtgtgtgtgtgtgtgtgtgtgtgtgtgtgtgtgtgtgtgtgtgtgtgtgtgtggtgtgtgtgtgtgtgtgtgtgtgtgtgtgtgtgtgtgtgtgtgtgtgcgtgcgtgcgtgcgtgagaagTTGAACGCTTAATCATCAAGTTGTACCTGCGGGGGGTTAAGTTTCAGCTCTTAGATTCCGCTTTTCATCtttcaatcaccttctgtggttgattgttcaataaatccctggactatatgtttaacagatctctcaccctgtccatcttgaggttatcttgagatttcggggctttttagtgtccctgcggcccggtcctcgaccaggcctccacccccaggaagcagcccgtgacagctgactaacacccaggtacctattttactgctaggtaacaggggcatagggtgaaagaaactctgcccattgtttctctccggcgcccgggatcgaaccgggaccacaggatcacaagtccagtgtgctgtccgctcggccgaccggctccctccatggaggacagaagaatgtttatatatgctggttagcattgtaaatgtccggccacgtctgtggtagaaaaataataataatgtaaaaaaTCGACAGGTGTACAAATTCTAAGAGCCATATGACAGAGCCaaccgggctctgtcatatcaacaTTTGCAGCTGTGTATAGAGTCCGGCTCCACCACTTATCTTCATAGTGCATTCCCCTTCTCTACACCGTCACTGCTCTAAAGTGTATGTGACTCACTCGGTACTTGTTCACCTGTGCTCCCTGGTGCTCGTGTATCATACATGTCACACCCAGTAACTGTCCCCGAGATGTGTGGTTATCATACCTATCCTACACTGATCATTCTCATTTCCCAGTGACGAGTTGTAATTAGGTTTTATCGTTACTCAAACCTCTCAATTCTCCTTCTTAGGATCCAACCAAGACACTTGATCGTTCCTTTCGTTGCCATCTTACTATGATAACATTCTGAAAGAAGGTTATCTTCAAAGTCACccctcaaacagcctggttgatcagatcacCAACGAAGAGGtctagtcagagaccgggccgcggggacgttgatcctgggGAATCATTGACAGGTACCGCTTCATTAAAACTATCACCAGGATCAGGGACTGTGAAATTTGTATTAATTTCCAGTGTtaagagcagccgcgtccaacagcctggttgaccagttggTTGGCCATCGAGGAggccctggtcgacgaccgggccgcgggaatgctaaaccccggaaacacctcaaggtaattaAGGTTACGATAAGTATCTCTCACCTTTCCCCTTAATCAGGTGCTCACCACGGGAGacacctcccgtcacgcagggtgcagttgcacctccacagatctccagtatcagctcttgatactggtaatggctcaaaagggccaccgcttacgggctattcatgcccgtgccaccttttgggtggcttaatcttcatcaatcaattcatcAGGTGCTCACACTTGTATGTTATCTTGTTCTTTTCTTCTGTGGCAGAGTTTACTTTTGTTTACTATTTTCATTCACCCTTTCCAAAATCCTCTCTTCCATTTGCCATTCcatttctctcccttctctctctctctctctttacatgTATTAACAACTATCAAGTAGTTACTGTAAGAGACTGCAGGGCCACCGCTTACCCGGGAgtaaggcaactgttgtgggttgcatcatgGGTCAGCGGTGGGCGTGAGGGGATCTAGATAAGCCatggcaggcttcctgtcccccgacaatgGGACACTAGACGCAGCAATTAATACAAGTGATTTCCTTGGCCTTCTCCAGAAAATAAATATAGCCGTCCACAACATAAGCACGAACAGTGAGAAGTATTTCTTAATGATAAAGAATTATTCCTCAATAGTAGAGAAGTATTCTTCAATAATAGAGAAGTATTCTTCAATAATAGAGAAGTATTCCTCAATAGTAGAGAAGTATTCTTCAATAATAGAGAAGTATTCTTCAATAATAGAGAAGTATTCTTCAATAATAGAGAAGTAATCCTCACTAATAGAGAAGTATTCTTCAATAGTAGAGAAGTATTCTTCAATAATAGAGAAGTATTCTTCAATAATAGAGAAGTACTCTTCAATAATAAAGAAGTAATCCTCACTAATAGAGAAGTATTCTTCAATAAACGAAGTACGCATCAATAACCGAGAAAATTCCTCAATAACATAGAAGTATTCCTCAATAACAGAGAAACATTCTTCCATAATAGAGAGAATAGACGGcctacccccatgtggttggttggtgttgtggagggttattaaggccaggccaaaagcttactgaccaaccagcaagtatatagAATAAACAGCAAATAATGTAATGCTAAAGAATGCAAGGCAACGAGAGGTTTGTAGATTTTCAGCAGGTGTGGAAGCAGGTGTAGAGCGGGGGGGGGGCGCTCAGCTAGAGTTAGGTTTGGAGCTGGGAACCGACCTAGAGACAGGTGTGGGGCAAGGGACTGACctattgaaatttaaataagtttattgagctataaatacacacaaagggatgaggtagctcaagctattctcacctcgttcagtacgtgttcacacacacatatatatatatatatatatatatatatatatatatatatatatatatatatatatatatatatatatatatatatatatatatatatatatatatagacatcgcaaacaatcaacatattacggaacattctgagtgataaacatatacatttcttgaGACAGGTGGACTGCGACAATTCTGGCTAACGAGGTCGTTCTCACCAACTAACAGTCGCCTAATTTGACCCGGTTTTACAGAACTATAATCATATGATCCAAGACCAGCTAAACTAACCAGCGAGGCTGAAGCCCATTAGTC
This genomic window from Procambarus clarkii isolate CNS0578487 chromosome 1, FALCON_Pclarkii_2.0, whole genome shotgun sequence contains:
- the LOC138362993 gene encoding uncharacterized protein, with the translated sequence MEECFSVIEEYFYVIEEFSRLLMRTSFIEEYFSISEDYFFIIEEYFSIIEEYFSIIEEYFSTIEEYFSISEDYFSIIEEYFSIIEEYFSIIEEYFSTIEEYFSIIEEYFSIIEEYFSTIEE